Genomic segment of Candidatus Chlorohelix allophototropha:
AAACGGCAAGGAAAGGGCGAACAGTTGGTTGGGACGAATCGAAGAATCATGCTTGAGTGAATTAATATTGGGGGCAGGCGCGTTTTCTGAATCTATCACGTCGAATAAATAACCGCCTTCTTTGTTCCAGAACTTTCCCAGAAAAGAGCGGCGGGCTTTATTGTACAAAGTATTATAGGTCTGGGTAGTTTTTAAATTAAGTTTACTCGCGAAATAATTCATAATTCCTAGCGCATTACACCAGAGCGCATTGATACATACGGGTTTTCCATGACGAGGTGTTACGACCCAGTTGCCGATTTTTACGTCCATCCAAGTGAGTTGTATCCCCGGTTCTCCGGCATGCAATAATCCATCACTGGGGTCAACCCTGATGCTGTAACGAGTTCCGCGCAGATGCCATTGTATAATTTCTTCAAGACTAGGGAACAATTCGCTAACCAGTTTTGAGTCGGAAGTTGCTTGGTAATAAGAATATATTGCTTGGAAGAACCAAAGAGTGGCATCGGCAGTGTTATATTCAAGTTTTTCCCCTATATCAGGAAAACGGTTTGGTAACATCCCTTCGCTTAAGTAGGCATTGAAGGTGCGCAGTATCGCGGAAGCTTCCCCAAAACGCCCGGTACTAAGTGTTAAACCCGGTAGCGCAATCATTGTATCGCGCCCCCAATCGGTAAACCAATGATACCCGGCAATTATAGTCAAGCCTTTTTCGTCCGCTTTTAGAACCTGCTCTACCGAAGGGCGTGCTACTATAAACTGATCGCTGGCGGCAGCAAGGCATTTGCCAAATTCATCGAGTTTGCTAAACGACTGTATTCCCAACATCCTACGTTGCTGGTTTTTTAGTGAGACTTCAAAATCCTCTTCCGGTGCATCCCCCAATGAGGCTACTAATCCTGCCGACTTACCCGGTTTCAATTCAACGGCATAGATTTGTGGTCCAAACAAATCTTCCAAATGATCTTGCCCACGTTCCATTTCAGCGCGATGGTAGAAGTTATAAAACCAATATCCAGTTTGAGTAGCAGACCAACCCTTCTCATTTTCAAAGCGAATCTGTAATGGTAAACCCGATTCTTTCCTGTAATATTTAAATCCGGAATTATTTTCCAAAATATCACAGTACCAGCGCAGTTCAAGATTAGCGTGAGCTTCGTCATGAGAATTTTTACGATTTATCAAGGGGCGCAAATGTAGCTCAAGCTTATCGCCTTGCTCTATTCCTTCCAGCCGATAACGTACATAGGTTGCGTTATAGCCGTTTGCCATCCAGACTATTTTTATGAGTCGGTAATTACCTACTTCATAGTGAAATTCGACCGACCAGTAATTTTGGATAAATTGCTTTAAATATCTATCACCATGTGGGTCGGCAACCTCATTTGACCATTCATTAACCTCCAGTGGATACACTACCCCATTTATTACTAGCTCTTCGTCAATTTTAGACAAAAGCACCGTGCGTTCGGTAGGTATCTTCTCGGCAGCCACCAGCAAGCCATGATAGCGGCGAGTATTTGCGCCAAAGATTGAAGCGCTAGCCCAGCCCCCCAACCCATTGGTAAGTAGCCATTCCCGGTCAAGCCCACCTTCCAGATCTTTCCAGTCCCCAGGTTTCAGTACCACCCGTGCCATTTGCGGGTACTCTCTATCTTGCGAACTCAAATAGCCCACCGTTCTAGTGCTTCCATTACTTGCCCCAATCTTGGAACGCCTTTGAAAAATATTACGGGATACACTGGCTCTTGCCCATCTTTACTAAAATGTTCTCGCCCACAACGAGTTCGTTCACTGACCATTACTATTAGGTCGCGCCTACCTGCTCTATTAAGTTTTGCAATCTTTCGTTCCAGATACTGTGGTTGCCAAAACCCCATTATTTCAAGCAATGCGCGCCGCCCATCGGTATGTTCAAATGAAAAATCAGGTATCATAACCGTGTCAAAAACCGGAATAATGCGATCCTCACGCTGGATAGCCCATCCTTTGCGCTCTTTCTGCTTTCCGGTTCCGAATTTTTCCTCGAAAGAAATAGCCAGGCTTTGCTCTAATTGGCTATCAAACTCACCGCTCCCTTTGAAATGGCTCCGTAGGTGCGGTTGCGGCTTTAGCTTGAACAAGGCGTTTTTTCCAAACCCTGTAACCAATTCGGCTTCAAGTTCCCAATCTGCTTCACATAGTAGCAAAGCCGGTAAGAACCGGGCAAACTGGATTCCATAACGCCGATCGGTACGCGCTAGAAAAGGCGAAACTGCGCCTTCCAGCAAGATTTCGTAGCCTTCTATTGAGCTTTCATTACCCTCAATCCCACTTTTCGAATAGAGTGGTCGAGTTTCATGCATCAAACCAAAGAGCTTGATGAATTTAAATAGGTCTTTATAATTGTCACGTACTCGGATTATCAGACGAGGTGCAAGATATAGTACCCCGCGCAGCAATTCGACATTATAACGATTAAGTAAGTTTTCAACGGTTAGTTCCGCTGATAGTGCTATTAGCTTGTGTCTGCCCGCCAGATCAGAAAAAAGGACATCGCCAACACGCAATGGCTCATCAGAGTTATTCAAGCTAAAACCGCTCTGGTGCGCGATACTACGCAATATCGTTTCTTTTTTGCTCTCTGGTAGCAGTTGAGCAAGCAGAGTTTCATCATGGCTGGCTACAGCTTTTGTAATTTTACCAGAACTGCCTGTTAAAGCTACTTTTAGAGCAGGATTAGCGAAAGGGCTAAATTCAGGTTTTACAACCTCACGCCACACTGCCAATCGCAAACGGCTCAGTTGCGCTAGTTCGCTTTGCTCATCTTCGTTTTCAGCTTCATTCGGTTGCCCTGTGATGGAACGGAATTCTGTAAAACTATCACAGATAACTTTTGCCAAACCATCTATTTCACGATAATCTAGCCGCGCGCCAGTAAAACGCGCCAGTCTTAAATCCAACTCGTCTCGACTAACATTTTGTTTTACGGCTTCCTGAAAAAGCCCGATCAGGTTCTGGGCACGTTGAGAATCGTCTCCCAATTGTGGACGCATCTGTTTGACAGTGGCAATACCACCGTTGATGTGCAATCGTGCCATCACCTGTGCCAGTTTTAGCATAGGCTATATCCATTTACTTGTAGTTTGCGAACTATGGTTGTTTCTATTATAGCAGATGTAAAGAAATATAAATTTTTCTCTGCTATTTAGCCCATTACAATTATGTTAGTAGCCTGCTGTGGAAAAAGGGTTTCAATCAAAATCCTGCTACGTTCGTTAGTTGGGTAGCAATCAGCAAAGGCGTAAATTAACTCGCTAAGGCTGCGATGACCAAATAGTAACTGTAAAAAAGTTAAGTATGGAAAAAGCGCATCGCCATCTTCAAAACTTTGAGGCTGGTAGGCTCTAATATCAGTCAGTTTGCCTTTTTCAAAAGTTAATTGCAAGTGGCTTACATAAAAATTCAACTTTAATGTACCCGAAAAACCTTCAAAGACACTACCGCTCAATCGTTTTTCTAATATTGGAGCAATCCGGCGTAAAAAGTCCGGCAAATCTGCCACCCGTATGTACCAAGCATACGGCTTGTTAAGCTTCTCAAGTTGTTTTCCCAATGCTTCATATACCGGGCTGGTTTCGCCTAGTGAGAAGATAGCTGCCTCGAAAGGTTTTTCCCGCCCCTTATTTCGTTCATTGGTCATTTCATTCAATACTCTTGTAAGATACTCACAAACAATTCTTATTGGATGACCGGACATTACCGCAACTTCGCATATATTGTAAGAATAGGTTTCTCCCGGCAAAGTGTTAAAATAACCTACCGGAACACCTTCCAAGGTTTCGATAAGCCAATACTTACGAAAGAACAGATACTTTTCATCGGTGAGGCTAATTTCGCGCTGCCAATCGGCATCGTTTCGCACCCGCCAAATCGGCTGGTCTTTACAGTAAGATTCATACAAAGTTGTTAAAACCGGGATGTCGTTTGGGGTGACGGGGCGATATCGATATTGCTCGGTTTCACCTTCAGCAAGTTTGCTTATATTGCGAAAATAAAAAAACTTATAACCGTTAAGGTTAAGCGCCATCTCATAGCCAAATTGTCGGTAATACCACGGGATACCGGTTATTGCCTGAATGATTTCACCCTTAGCCTTGCTAATAGCATGAATGGCTTCAAACTGGGCGCGTATTAGACCTTTGCGCCGATACTCAGGGTCAGTTCCAACTATTTCAGGTTGTCCAACTTTCATTTCAATCCCATTGAATGACCAGATTTGTGAAATCAGACAGAGCGTTGAAACTATTTTACAATCCTGTTTTTGATCCACTACTACCAGAAAATCATCCGGGGAAACACTTGGATAATCTCCCTTTATTAGCGCAAGTGTCCAGTGCTTTACTCTTTCTTCTGGCTTACCCGGTTGCCCATGAATTATAGAATTGAAGTTGGCAATTGCTTCAGCATCGGCTAAGGTAGCTTGCCTTAACAACAAACCATCACCAAGCTCTTTGGGTAATGTGTACTCAATTGACATTCTTATATCTCCTAAACTAAATTGATTAGCTGTGTATAGTATATCATAATTTAGTAATTGCTCAAATTTTTACCTATCAAAATAATTTAAGTTGTACCATAATCGAACATATATGTTATAATCTGGGCGGTGAAGTTGGTAATTCTCAAGAATACAAAGCTGGCAATGGTATGGACCAGTCCTCAAACGGAAACAATCGCTCCCATAAAAATGGCGTAAAAGGCAAGATTATTCCACCTAGAAGTAATCGCCCTACTCCACTACCGGTTCCGGGGCGCCGAAGCGCTAAACCAGCTTACCCTTTTTATGGTGTTTATTCCTCAAATCGTGTTCCCGCTTGGATTCTTAGAAAGAAAAACCGCCGTCCCCCGCGTGGCGGCAAAATTACTGTCCTTGTCCTGATATTATCCTTGGCTATTGGCTTCATTCTTATTGCTGGATTATTTCTTGCTATAGCCGGGTTGGGCAGTGGGGCGGCAATCTTGACTTATTCCTCCTATGCCAAAGGGTTGAGCCTTGATAAGGAATATGCCCTGACATTTGAAACAACCCGAATTTACGACCGCAACGGCGTTTTACTTTTTGAGAAACAGCCCGAAGCCGGAGCACGCGATTT
This window contains:
- a CDS encoding GNAT family N-acetyltransferase, which translates into the protein MSIEYTLPKELGDGLLLRQATLADAEAIANFNSIIHGQPGKPEERVKHWTLALIKGDYPSVSPDDFLVVVDQKQDCKIVSTLCLISQIWSFNGIEMKVGQPEIVGTDPEYRRKGLIRAQFEAIHAISKAKGEIIQAITGIPWYYRQFGYEMALNLNGYKFFYFRNISKLAEGETEQYRYRPVTPNDIPVLTTLYESYCKDQPIWRVRNDADWQREISLTDEKYLFFRKYWLIETLEGVPVGYFNTLPGETYSYNICEVAVMSGHPIRIVCEYLTRVLNEMTNERNKGREKPFEAAIFSLGETSPVYEALGKQLEKLNKPYAWYIRVADLPDFLRRIAPILEKRLSGSVFEGFSGTLKLNFYVSHLQLTFEKGKLTDIRAYQPQSFEDGDALFPYLTFLQLLFGHRSLSELIYAFADCYPTNERSRILIETLFPQQATNIIVMG
- a CDS encoding DUF790 family protein; translated protein: MLKLAQVMARLHINGGIATVKQMRPQLGDDSQRAQNLIGLFQEAVKQNVSRDELDLRLARFTGARLDYREIDGLAKVICDSFTEFRSITGQPNEAENEDEQSELAQLSRLRLAVWREVVKPEFSPFANPALKVALTGSSGKITKAVASHDETLLAQLLPESKKETILRSIAHQSGFSLNNSDEPLRVGDVLFSDLAGRHKLIALSAELTVENLLNRYNVELLRGVLYLAPRLIIRVRDNYKDLFKFIKLFGLMHETRPLYSKSGIEGNESSIEGYEILLEGAVSPFLARTDRRYGIQFARFLPALLLCEADWELEAELVTGFGKNALFKLKPQPHLRSHFKGSGEFDSQLEQSLAISFEEKFGTGKQKERKGWAIQREDRIIPVFDTVMIPDFSFEHTDGRRALLEIMGFWQPQYLERKIAKLNRAGRRDLIVMVSERTRCGREHFSKDGQEPVYPVIFFKGVPRLGQVMEALERWAI
- a CDS encoding amylo-alpha-1,6-glucosidase, which produces MARVVLKPGDWKDLEGGLDREWLLTNGLGGWASASIFGANTRRYHGLLVAAEKIPTERTVLLSKIDEELVINGVVYPLEVNEWSNEVADPHGDRYLKQFIQNYWSVEFHYEVGNYRLIKIVWMANGYNATYVRYRLEGIEQGDKLELHLRPLINRKNSHDEAHANLELRWYCDILENNSGFKYYRKESGLPLQIRFENEKGWSATQTGYWFYNFYHRAEMERGQDHLEDLFGPQIYAVELKPGKSAGLVASLGDAPEEDFEVSLKNQQRRMLGIQSFSKLDEFGKCLAAASDQFIVARPSVEQVLKADEKGLTIIAGYHWFTDWGRDTMIALPGLTLSTGRFGEASAILRTFNAYLSEGMLPNRFPDIGEKLEYNTADATLWFFQAIYSYYQATSDSKLVSELFPSLEEIIQWHLRGTRYSIRVDPSDGLLHAGEPGIQLTWMDVKIGNWVVTPRHGKPVCINALWCNALGIMNYFASKLNLKTTQTYNTLYNKARRSFLGKFWNKEGGYLFDVIDSENAPAPNINSLKHDSSIRPNQLFALSLPFSPYASLETEELVKQAKSIISICERELLTPYGLRTLNRNDPRYKARYTGNQAQRDEAYHNGTVWAWLLGAFVEAHLRVFKDKKAARNYLLPLQNCLKEGGIGTINEVFDAEPPHRPLGCIAQAWSVSEIMRLWKLVNE